The window TTCAACGCCGCGAGCGAGGGAACCGGATTCAGCAAGATCGAGGTGCCGATCTGCCTCAGTCACCACGATGTGCCGCTCAAGGAGGACGAGATCGTCGAGCGAGCCCGCCGGGGTACCTGAGCGGTCGTGAGGTGGTGAGCGCGTCCTGGCCCGTACCGAAACCCTGACCTGCACAGATAGGGTCGCCATGGCGCTTGAGCCGTCATACCCCGCACGGGGTTGAAGGCGCGCTGGTCGAAAGTGTGTGTGGGGGTGTCACAAGCAGGGGAGCAGCCGGTGCAGGTTCTCGTCGATACGCTACGCAGGGATGGCGCTGTAGCCGAACATTAAGCCCACCGATCGGGGTACGGATCTGGCGACCATGTGGGAGAGCGGATCGACGGGGACCCTCATGGCCAGGGCCGCCCGACGCGCGATCGTCACGTCGAAGGCCTCGCCCTCTGGGTCCGTGGTGCCGACCGCCAGGGGAGCCGTGCCGTCGTGCAACAGGGCGGCGGTGTGCAAGCCAGCGGCCGGCGACCTGGACCTGGCCATCCTGACCTGCGTGCTGGCGGCTTCTTACATGCCTGGCAGCGGGCACAAGCGCGCTGCATCGGCCGCTGAGGACAGCCACTTGGAACTACAAACGCGCTATACCTGTGCCCCCGCAGAGCCTCTGTGTTGTCTTACGCTGGGGCCTTCCCTCCTGTCGTTGCGGAGTTGGCCACGAGGGTCGGTGAGCGTGCTGCGCCGATATGGAGTCGTACGCGCAGGGTCTCGGCGGAGATCGGCCGCTCGTGCTGTTGCCAGGGTTCGGAGTCTTCTCGCCGGGTCCGTGATCTCTTGCTTCTCCCAACCGATCCGAGGCCGCAGCACAGGCAGGGTGGCCGCTTCGTCCACGTGTAAGCCTCGCCGACAAGAAGGCCCGCCCGAAGGTATAGCCGTGGGCTATGACCGAGGTGCAGACGTTTATCCGAGGCATCGAGCGCGACCGCCTCAACGCCGCGCTACTGCTGTTCCTCATGGGCTTCCGGCCGGCCGAGGTCGTGGGGCTGCGCTGGAAGTACCTCGACCTGAAGTTGGCCACGCTGGAGATCGCTCGAACCCGCACGATGATCGGCAACGTCACCGTGCTGGAGAAGGACGCCAAGGCCGAGGCGGGTGAACGAGCGCTACCCCTGCCCGGCTCCGTACTGACGCCTTGCAGAGGTTCCGCACGCTCCAAGGCCGAGAGAAGCTCGCAGTTGGGGAGGGCTACACCGACTCGGGGTACGTCGTCGTCGACCAGATGGGGATACCGAGGAACACGCGGCACCTGCGCGAGCACGCCTGGGACAGCTTCCACGGGGGCGATCAAAAAAACGTGTGTGAGAAATAATCTTCTAGGAGATCTCCCACATGGCATCTGACCAGCAGATATCTAAAACAGCGTTGAATCTTGGACGGATTCTACTGGCGGTTCCTGCAGGCCAGCGCCACGGCCCCGTTTGTCGGAAGCTACGAGAGCGTGGCGCGCTGCCGGGAGGCGGCCCGCGGTGGTCCACGGATTCCGCCCCGGCGGTCCACGGCTCTGCCCTTGCGGTCTACGATCCCGCGTCGGCCAGCTCCGCCAGGATGTCGCCGTGGCACAGCTCCGGCGCACACCAGCAGGCCAGCGTCCTGTCGCGCAGCTCCGGCACCAGGGCGAGCAGTTCGGGGTGTTCGAGGAGGTACGACCGGTACTTGGCCATCACCTCGGCGCGGGTGCCGTCGCGCTTCCTGGTGGCGGTGTCGTAGGCGAACGGGTTGTAGAGCGGGTGCTGGGGGAGGTCCCAGTGCCCCATGGTCCAGCGGCGGCCGACATACACGAGGTCCGACGGGGCGTCCTCCAGGCGGGGGCCGAAGTCGTGGATGCGGCCCTTGAGGTTGATGACGGTGGTGGTCACTGCGGACTCCGTTCCCTTGGCGCGGCTCGCGGGGCGGCGAGCCCGATCATGCGCCGAACGGGCCGCCCACGCCACCGGCCACACACGCCACCGGCCGACGGCCCGCCTGACGCCGCGAAGGGCCCGGGGTCACCCGCACTCTGCGCCCGGGGCCCTTGCCAGGAGGGCTTACGCCTCCGGAGTCTCGTACGGCAGCAGGTCCGGGCGCTTGGCCGGGCGGCCGTCGCCCGACGAGCGGCCGGTGAGCCGGCGGCCGATCCACGGCAGCAGGTACTGCCGGGCGAAGCGCGCGTCGGCGGTGCGGCGGGCGCCCCAGCCGGGTGGCGCGGCCGGCGGCACGGGTGCGTGCCAGTCGGCGTCCTCCGGGTCGTACCCGAGTGTCTGCCACACCGCCTCGGCGACCCGGCGGTGTCCCTCACCCGTGAGGTGCAGCCGGTCCACGTCCCACATCCGGGGATCGCCCAGCGAGGGTGCCCCGTAGAGGTCGACCACGAGCGCGCCGTGCCTGGACGCGAGGTCGTCGACGCAGGTGAAGAGTTCCTCCATGCGCGGGCGGAACCGTTCCAGGACCGGGCCCTGGCGGCCGGGGCTGCGCATCAGCACGAGCTGTTTGCAGGCGGGGGCGAGGCGCTCGACGGCCTCCTCCAGGAGTCCGCGGACCCGCCCCATGTCGCACTTGGGCCGCAGCGTGTCGTTGAGCCCGCCCACGAGCGTGATCAAGTCGGGCTGCATCGCCGCGGCGACGTCGACCTGCTCGGCGACGATCTGTCCGATGAGCTTGCCGCGTACCGCGAGGTTGGCGTACCGGAATCCGGGAGTCCGAGTGGCCATCCGGGCCGCGAGGAGGTCTGCCCAGCCCCGGTACGAGCCGTCGGGGAGGCGGTCCGACATGCCCTCGGTGAAGGAGTCGCCGATCGCGACAAAACTGGTGTAGGTGGCATTCGTCTGCATGGCGGAAGAGATGATAACCCGTGCACATACCCACCGGTCTGCCGCCCGGCGCACGCCCGCAGCGCGCTCACCACCGCAGGGCGCCCCCCACATCAGCCGGTCCAGCACCGGTCCGCCCCGCGTACCGCCCGCCCGGATCACGCCGGCTGCCCGAACAGCTCCCTCAGGACGTCCTCCATCGTCACCAGCCCCGCGAGCCGTCCGTCCGTGCCCAGCACCGCGGCCAGGTGCGTACGGCTGCGTCGCATCGCTGTCAGTACGTCGTCCAGTGGCGTGCTTTCCCGGACGCGCGCGATGGACCGCATGTCCTGGACCCGGAACGGCAGGT is drawn from Streptomyces liliifuscus and contains these coding sequences:
- a CDS encoding DUF4326 domain-containing protein — protein: MTTTVINLKGRIHDFGPRLEDAPSDLVYVGRRWTMGHWDLPQHPLYNPFAYDTATRKRDGTRAEVMAKYRSYLLEHPELLALVPELRDRTLACWCAPELCHGDILAELADAGS
- a CDS encoding site-specific integrase, producing MTEVQTFIRGIERDRLNAALLLFLMGFRPAEVVGLRWKYLDLKLATLEIARTRTMIGNVTVLEKDAKAEAGERALPLPGSVLTPCRGSARSKAERSSQLGRATPTRGTSSSTRWGYRGTRGTCASTPGTASTGAIKKTCVRNNLLGDLPHGI
- a CDS encoding SGNH/GDSL hydrolase family protein, with the protein product MQTNATYTSFVAIGDSFTEGMSDRLPDGSYRGWADLLAARMATRTPGFRYANLAVRGKLIGQIVAEQVDVAAAMQPDLITLVGGLNDTLRPKCDMGRVRGLLEEAVERLAPACKQLVLMRSPGRQGPVLERFRPRMEELFTCVDDLASRHGALVVDLYGAPSLGDPRMWDVDRLHLTGEGHRRVAEAVWQTLGYDPEDADWHAPVPPAAPPGWGARRTADARFARQYLLPWIGRRLTGRSSGDGRPAKRPDLLPYETPEA